TCCAAAGATCCACCTGGACACCAGTGGAAACATGGTCTCCCAAAACACCATCATTGTGGTGGCAGGCAATAAACTCCGTCTGGATGTGGAGATCACAGGAGAGCCAGCACCTACCTGTGTTTGGTCTAAAGGAGATCAAGTAAGGATGTGACGAGAAAAATATGAACACTTATTTGTTAATCCATGATATTGGAAGGTGAACATCTTTGTGCTGTATggcctgttttttgttgtgcGCTCACtatctcctctccctctttgtctcttccACCGGGCTTCATTTAAATGCTACCTCACCAGCAAACAAAACTGCTGTTCTGTTTAGATTTGACCCAACCAATGTGAATGTATGTGCCCACAGGCAGTCAGGGGCACAGGGGTGCAAACACAGGGACTGGAAATGTCTGTGCCCTAGGGGGACAGCTACATGCTTGTTTTGCCACAATGTCACATATGGGCTTTAGACCACTGGTAGGCCAAAGTGCAGCCAAAGTCTCTCTCTGGCTAACTCAACTGGCCCATAAATGCCCTTCTCATCAGCCCCATCATCTCTGTGATTTGCCCCAAATTCTCTCTGGTTACCCTGTGTGCCGCTGTGGGTTAACTTTAGGGGGAACCCTGCTTCTGAACTTGCACATTGTAGAGGAGCCCCTTTGTAATTTTCACACCTCCACTTTAGAGAGCCTTTGCACATACCTGACTAAAGAAAGCTGTGTTTTAAAGCTGAATTTTAGGGTCAAGTTTAACTCCACccacattttatgaaaataaatgtcgGTCTTAATCAACCTTGACTCATTTAGTTAGGTGTGCTTGACTCAGATGATTGCATCTTCAGCACTACTTTAAAATACCACTGCAAGTTACCCCACACTTAAAAGCACTTAAATGCTGAAATTAGTTTGCTGTTTGTTAGCCAATTACAGACACTGAAGGGCGCATAAGGGTGGAGGCCAGGAAAGATCTGAGCTGCTTCGTCATAGAGGGGGCAGAGAGGGAGGATGAGGGCAACTACACCATCTGTGTTACCAACCCTGCCGGAGAGGACAAGGCTATGCTGTTTGTGAAGATTGTGGGTATGTGAAGATCTTATCATAATGTCAACAGGCAATCCCGTGCTGTGATTTGGTGTGACGTGGTTTATAAGTCACCAGTTGTTAAATAGTTCACATGTATTTAATGTGGCGGTTGAGACGgttcaacacaaaaacaaaagccacaGACATAGCATTCACTTTAAACATCTGTTTACTGTAActataacccccccccacacacacacacacacacacgtactaTCCAAACCAACTGTACCGAGGAAATTTGCCACTGGGAGCTGATCAATAACCAGATAGATACGGTTAGCAAGTTACAAACACATGACAgtgggatatacagtatatttgtgtgATTTAACAGCTTCACTTAACTAGACTTCACTAAACTACACTTTAAACGTAGCACTCGGGCATTAAAAGATGCTGGGCGCCATTTAGATAACGTTTTAGCTGTTGCTTTGTAGTCTAAGGGAAGAGTATGGACATgcatatgaaaataaaaaagatgttgGACCTCATTGCTTCTTTGATACAATCATTTAGCGTCAATAATCATAATTAGTTATGTAACACTTACTTAACACACAAGAAATTTCCTCCTGTCAACAACACACTCACTTCCGTCGGCgcttatgtatttgtgttgtaacttttgcgtttgtgttgtagcttttgcgtttgtgttgtagattttgtgtttgtgttgaaccGTCTTGGCCACCGTAATTTTAAGCTTTTCTGATGTACATTAAAACTAACTGTTATCGTGTTTTAGATGTGCCTGACCCCCCTGAGAATGTCAGATGCACATCCGTGGGAGAGGACTGCGGCACCATTGTTTGGGATGTCCCCAAGTTTGATGGCGGTGCTCCACTCAAAGGTGAAGAATGAACATTGCCTTCACTTGTTCATATTTAATGGGCTTTGCATATGGGATTTTGATAACATTTCTTGGGTTTCTGGGTGTATTCAATTATTATTCTGCCTGTGTTTCATGGTTTCTTGGTTTCTCCTTCACCAGGTTATCTcatggagaggaagaagaaaggcTCCTCCAGATGGACAAAACTCAACTTTGATGTTTATGAATCGACCACATATGAGGCTAAGAGGATGATTGAAGGTGTTATGTATGAGATGAGGGTGTTTGCTATCAACAGCATTGGCATGTCTCCGCCAAGTATCACCTCCAAACCCTTCATGCCAATTGGTACGTATCACAGCCATTTTCACTCCATCTTTCTTGGCTTCCTCCATTTGTGCGCCTACCCATCTTCAGTCAACCCCGTGATTCTCCtgagtctctctttctgtcacccTCAGCCCCAACTAGTGAGCCAATACGTCTGTCAGTGCATGATGTTACAGACAGCACATGCACCCTGAAGTGGCTTGCCCCCGAGAAGATTGGAGCTGGGGGCCTGGATGGCTATGTTATTGAATACTGCAAGGAAGGAGGTGATGAGaccaaacattttgtttacaatgaTTCATACACATATGGAGAATTTAACAAAATTCTCTAATTAAATTGCAACTTAAAGGCATTTTTTGGTTAGTTTTAAATGGAACAGGTCATAGACCCAAAGAGAGAATGAATATATGTGATAGAAGAAGACCATGAAAAGTAATCAGATTTCAATCCCACTCACTGTGATCTACTGCATGTAATTCTCTTTACATCCAGACACTGAGTGGGTGGTGGCAAACCAGGAACTTTGTGAGAGGCAGGGATTTGTGGTGCGTGGCCTTCCAGTGGGGGAGAAGATCAACTTTAGGGTGGTGGCAGTGAACATCGCTGGACGCAGTCCTCCAGCTGTGCTTGGACAACCCGTCACCATCCGTGAGATCATGGGTGAGTTAGAGAGTACttgtaaacatattttatgGATTATATCTCATATTCAGTTATGGCATTTTAGTGCTTCTTATGGTTTATATAGACAGACACATATTTCTATTTGTATAGtacaatactgtatattttaataacAAGTCTTTTCCTGCTTTAGAGCATCCTAAGATCCGCCTCCCTCGCGAGCTGAGAACAAAGTACATCAGGAAAGTAGGAGAAAAGATCAACCTGACCATCCCCTTCCAGGTTAGAAACAAACCTCTGCTAAGGTTTTAGATTGGTTCCATATATTGCATGAAAGCTCTGTACTAAAATATGTGATATCGAAAATAATACCAGTGGGAAACTGGTAATAAACCAtaacaaataaatgcataatGTCTATGAGGGGAGTCTGTTTACAGGGAGTACTACTGCACATGTGAAATTCTTTCATATGTGTGGCTCCAAAGGGAGctgcattaaataaaaaggcaatatCTGAGTTTCTGCTGCATGGATTTTTTCTTCACAGTCCATCAGTCAGTGTTGTAGAAGTGCAATGCAAAATTGGTGGTATACTCTTTTAAGAATAAAATCCACATTTACCATATGCACACAAGTTAGATTTTGTTTAACACTATTATTCATCGTAGGAGTGCCCTTTTCACCCTGCTAACTTTAACGAGAAACACTCTGAAAGGTCTAAAGAAAATGAGATTCTACTTTTCTTGTTTATAATCAGTACCTTATAACATATACTGTGTCTAGGTTTCTGTTTAGGATGTTGTCTGTCAAGTATTGTATGTTTACAGCTCACACAGTATAACTAACCATGCACCACATTAAAATCAAaagacttttttatgttgtgcCATCAATCATTTTGGATTAGTAAATGTCATATCTGTAataaaaagactaaaagcaaatatttttttatactaaAAAAAAGGCCAATTTCTGTGTCTTATAGGGTAAGCCTCGCCCTGTTGCAACCTGGTACAAGGATGGTCAACCCATTGACCCCCAAATGGTCAGTGTCCGTAACTCAAACGTGGACACCATCCTTTTTATCCGGAgtgcagagagagagcactCTGGAACATATGAGCTGGTGCTAAAGATCGAGAACATGGAGGACAGAGCAACCGTCGTCATCAGGATTGTTGGTAAGGTTGTCAGCTCTCTGCAACTGGGGACATCCATTTCTACTTGTGCTAAAATGTTGTTACTTTATCCATCAGTGTCAGCAATTCCGTGACAACTATTCGTTTCTTTGAAGAAAACCACTTCTGAAATTCAACACAACTGAAATGCTCTGACATTTAATCCATTCAGATAAACCTGGCCCACCTCTGAACGTGAAGGTGACAGAGGTCTGGGGCTTCAATGCAGCACTGGAGTGGGCCCCCCCCAAGGACGATGGCAACTGTGACATCACTGGATACACCATCCAGAAGGCAGACTTCAAGACCAAGGTGAGaaaggaggtggaggggggtAGCATTTCAAACCTACAGTAGATCATCCCTACAGTCTGCTGCATGTACAGTAGGGCCTGCAGCTCAACAATAATGCTGCGAATACAGTGTCAGACACTTTTACTATATGCCCACTTGAATTTaacattatcacattttttctctctacagGAATGGTTCACTGTTTATGAACACAACAGACGGACAAACTGCACGGCTTCAGATCTGATCATGGGCAATGAATACATGTTCCGTGTCTTCAGTGAAAACATCTGCGGCCTGAGCGAGGAGGCGCGTGTAAGCAAGAACACGGCTGTCATCGCCAAGAAAGGTGTGTGTAGTCCAGCAGGTGTTTGTTTGTAGTGGATACGGCATTTTATACAATCGTCCTCACCCTCCCACCTTTCTCCATAGGCCTGGAGATCAAAACAAACCCCTACAAGGAGAAAGATATGTCCTGTGTGCCCAAGTTTACTCAGCCCCTGATTGACAGATGTGCAGTGGCCGGTTACAGTACCGCCATCAGCTGTGCCGTTAGAGGCTTCCCCAAGGTAAACCTGCATTTTAAAATAGGCCGCGAAGTGTGACTCACAGGAGGCGTCTGACACTGCCGGTTCTcataagctaaaaaaaaaaaaaggtctgaacTTTGCTGTAAGAGAGACATGTACGCAGATCTACCAGCAGCAGcctttcaatttcaaacaacATTGCGCGAAAAGACAAATTTTCTGTAATCTAACATTGAAATGTTGCATCTGATgattaaataactttattttttccatatctCAGCCTAAGATCGTTTGGATGAAGAACAGGATGATCATCGGTCAGGATCCCAAGTTCTTGATGCAGAACAACCAGGGAGTGCTGACCCTTAATATTCGCAAGCCAGGAACCTTTGACTCTGGAAAATACTCCTGCATGGCTGTCAATGATCTGGGCCAAGACGAAGTGGAGTGCAAGCTGGACATCCGAGGTAAGAACAGAGGGGATGAGAGGGGCTGCAGGGCTGGAGGCAGATGGGAGGGGAGGGATGAAGGAGGGGGAGCGTTGGTAATTTGAGTGCAGGAGGACTTTATTTTGTGGTTTGGAATACAGAAGATTACGAGGTTAGTTTTACTTATGTGACGCACACTCAAATCTAAAAGCTGACTGTGTTTTTACGATGACAGCTGCaatagaattgaattgtttGAATGTGGATGTGAAACAAAATACTTGCCATTCAATTAGGGCTTATGTCAACAAAATCTAACTCTCATCATCTGTCCTGTTATCCCACAGTTGCCGCAGACCCGGAGAAGAAGTGAGAAACCGAACAGCAAAGAATGTGAAATCATATGAACCAAACTGTGAATGTCAGTATTTAGAATACACTGTCACAgagtgaataaaataaaatgtagctATGCCTGCTATACATAAcgatttatttcaaatgtatgttCTATTAAAGTTAGTTAACATACtttacatttgtagtttttagtCACACTAACAGCATTTGTAGAAGTGAAGCTCACAAGCCTCTCCACACACATAATCAggatattaaaatacattacacGTATTATTAGAGAAGCACCTTTCTGTATATTTGGCACATCTGTGACAGTTGTCCACACTACACCTCCCTGGAATAGTGTGCTCTCCTCCTGTGGATTGCCACTCCTATGCTGAACAACAGTGCCACTGCCAGGACACCCACAGCCACTGCAAGAGCTGTTATGACACCTGTGGGAGGCAGAAATCCTGTTTAGGGTACCTAGAATGTGGAACATTTGGAAGATTTCCAAAAGTcttgatatttttaaatcagacaGTCTGTGCTGAAAATCCCCACATTGGTCCCTAAAGTGAATAAAGGAATAATCATATTGCAGCGAAGTGTGAGAAGCCGCTTAGGCCAAAATTGAATACTTGACTTGGGTGCACATATATACTGATACTATGCACTTGCACAATCATGGATACTCATGTGcttatacacatatacatacagtacatacgtACACATGTATGCATCCATACCCTGAGAATGTGTATAAGTATGAGGCTATATGAGTGTGAGCATTTATGCATGTGCGTACTTAGTAGgtgtatgtgcgtgcatgcgtgtttgtgtgcttagTAAGTACGTTTGTTACATATGTTCCCATACCATTCCAAACCTGGGACTTCCATACCTGGGTGAAAGTCACAGGTTTGTGTGAACCGACCTCCTACATCATGAacattcatactgtacatacgaagcacacacatgcagtacatacTCTCACTTATATACCCTCATACTCATATCCATTCTCATTTATGCATGCTTGTATATATATAAGAATGTGTTTCTATACACATGGGGGTATGGATATACAGTTTGTGCAAGTGTTTTATACCGGTATACATGTATTTACAAGTGAAGTATGCAGGCAAAGCATTAACAATGTCAAAATATGTATGGAAACATAAGTCATTGCAAAcaggagaattaaaaaaaacaacttctttaCCTGTGCTTGACAATCTTGTGTTAAACCCGCACTCGGCCTCTGACTGTTCTGCCACCACGTCCCGCACCAGCTCAGTGACCATGGGCAAAGGGCAGGGGTTCAGCCCGTTGCATCCGGGCACAGGGTTGGGGTAGGGGTCGTGTTTGGAGTCATTGCGGTAATACAGCTCCAGAGAATAGGAACTGTGAAATTACAGTATCATCTCATTACCACAATGTGATGACATACATGTGCTATGTAAACAGGGTTGTATCATGTGCTAATTTGTCCATTGCAGACCCAGATGGCTTCGAGATTTCTATCGAATTGAAAAGGAAACTGTAGTTGAATGGTTCGGTGCGGCTAAACAGTGGGATGCAATTGCTCAAAATCTGATGGTCTTTTGCCATCTGACCTAGATAGTGTAATTAAGTATGCAAAGAGCAGGCAGGATGTCATTACCCATCATTCTCCTGGTAGAACTCAAAGAGTTGACAGGCAGCGTAAGGAGGGAGAAGGCCGTTGTACACGTCCAGAGCTGCCTGCAGGGTGATGAGGGTAGAGTCGTGCTGGAATGAGAAACATCAAGGAGGTGAGTATGTGAAACAGCAGTTTGCGTGataaattataaatgtgtgtatgtgcccaAACGGTGAACTTACGGCTGAGTACATAATGAATTTCAGAGTGCTCCCTTGCTCTACGGCCCTGGAGAAATTCCTCAGGATGGCATTGAGCAGCACCCCTGGTAAATAAACACATCAGTGTCAACAttgcaaatcattttttttcccacaaaccAATTGTTTTGACCTTACTGAGCACCCTATCTTAGCGCTGTAATCATCTTTGTCCCATTAGCTCATATGTGCTAATATGCTTTGAAAGGCTGGCCCAGCACTTTACACTGTCTGAAGCATAACCAATGCCTCAGCCTGCAGTCACAACATCacatacaataacttttttaacaaaataaaaaattattctCACAAGAGTGTTTTGATTTAATTGCCTCTAATGTGACTCCTCACCTCCCGAGAGCCtggccttttcttttctcttgtgaCTGAGGATGCTGTACATGACCTCAAATGATGCAATTCTCTTTAGGGTGTCCAGAACATCTTGGGTGGCCCAGCGAGGGAGAGTCAAGTTATGGATCCTCTGCACaagaaataaatcacattacaCAACACATGAATTGCagtaaaaagtgtttaaataGGTCAAACTCGTCTCCATTATCCCAGCTATTTTTAGCACCAGTCTGAAGATAACAGAAGCTAATTTTGCAAGTGTGAATGAAAGTATTCAACCTGGCCTAATATCCACCCATCTCCTAGTGCTTTAAttatcatttaaatatgttgtcaCATTCATGTCTCACTGTATGGATACAAATTATTTGCCCCACGCTCCAGGcccctctccatctctgtgcAGATGTGTTGAAGAAAACTGATTCTTTTTGTTTGACTCTCATTGCTCTGCAGCTGGTATCAGTTGTTAAAGCATTTGTAAACGGCAGATGTGTGAAAAAGAAAGTCTACCTGACAAGTAAGAGTGTCGTAAACCCTCcatatttttttcccaaccAGTTTGGAGACAGGGTAGCCAGTGTGGTTAGAAAGTCCCTCCACAAAGTACTGCAATGTAAAGAAAAGAGTTAGAAAATTAGATCCAACCAGTGGCGTAAGAcatattcagatcctttactcaCTTACTTACCAGTAGCAAAAGTAATCTATTACAAGTGAAAGCTACTGCATTTAAAATCACATGTAGTATTTTACTGTTGAATATGACCAAAGGTGGAGTTAGTTTTAACAACTTTTACACAGTTTGGTAGAGCAAGTAAGTGTAAAGTACCATGAAAGGATAATACTTAAGTTAAGTATAACACACCCACTGGGGTACTTTGCAGTGGTCCTACAGATTCTAGATTTGACACACCAGAATCAGCAAGAATGTACCACAGCGTGGCCTATGTAGGCAAACCTTGGCTCCTACTGTACAGTGTTGAGACCGTTTGGCATTCACATATAAGTCTAGGAGAATGGAAAAGTAATCAGACAACATTTGCTTTGCAAGAGATTCTAGCAGAATATAGGGCTGAACTGACTCTCTGCTGTTTAGAGggcaaagcaacaacaacaaaaaagaaaaaagggaagcCACACTTTTTGTATATTTAGATATTGACATATACCTCACATGTGTACctgcacacagagaaacacagaagaaatGAGAGCCAGCAGTGTTTGATGTGAGTAGACCACAGACTCAAGGCACACTCAGATACACCttcctaccccccccccccactcacacacacacacacacacacacacacacacacacacacacacacacactcccaatcAGTGCCAATTAGTTAAAAAGTGAATGACACCCTCTTTCATAAGTATCTCAAAACTGCACTTAAGTACACTACTTTTTACGCTCCATCACAACATTCAAATCATCATTCTCAAATGTTTGCagaaaatgcaaatttaaaTGCTCTTTATGTAGGTATTAAAcattttggggttgtttttgcAGATGCACTAATAAGATAACTAAACAAACATTGGTCGGTTAATGGTACAGATTTGCATTCTTTATTGATTCTGTGATTGTTGTTTACTTCAGCCTTTGGTCAAACAAGACAGTGAGAAATGGCACCATCTTGCCTCCAGCAGAGGGTGTAAAAATTCAACGCAGGAGGCCCTGTCCCGATCTGAAACACCACCTTAGTAGGCAGCACATGGGACTCAGtttaattaaaacctttttattgtaATTCTTAATCTAATTCAATCCAACCGTTAATTAGCTTCACTGAGAATGTGAGAGAATTTGCACTGTGTTGCTTTTTCGAGGCACTGTAGTCACCGTGCCTGAGAAAATCACTGACAGGACATGATGTCTACAGCATAACTAACACGTCCACTGGAGGTGCTGATAACGGTGGCACCAGCAACTgcgaaatatactgtatatttcactGTTTTGCACAAATGTGCATTTCACAGTGTTTACAAATCAAGGCTCGgataagaagaaaagaagtagCTGAGGTGAGAAAAAACTGGATTATTATTCACAGGAGTTCTGATTATATAATtatactgataaaaaaaaaaacagagttacAAACAAGTTTTTAGTGTTTAACAGGCACATGACTCACGGAAAAGTGGTGTTTAACACAAACTGAGCTGTGAGTAGAACGTTCACGTCATTAGGCAGACACAGAGGATGAGTGTATTTAGATGactctcttcttctgtggtttgTCTTACCTGGTGAGCCCTTAGGAATGTCTGGTACTGCTCGCTTTCGAAGGTCTCCGTCATCAGTGCTCTGAACCTTGGACAGTCTTTGCCTGGAGACTTCAGCAGCTTGAGAAATCGAAAACAACCGCACATCAGTGGAAAGAATGCACATTAACTGCAGGTACTGCAAGTCTTCTGGGCACAATTATATGTTCATTTCACACTTTAAAACAGAAGGGAATTTCAGCACAGCAGGTTCACAGCTGAGGTGAACACAGACAGCAACACAGAGCAAGAAACACATTAACTTGTACAAGTTTCTGTTCGGCTGTGTGTGGCTGCCGTGTGAAAGGAAATATTGATGTGGCTCAGCAGCCCACCTTGTCCTGGGCCCTGGGGATGGTGTGCACTGGAACGGGCCGCCACAGTAACTGGGGCATGATGGGAGGCAGGCGTCTGGTTGGGGGGAACATCCCAGCTAGGCAGGCCTGGGCACTCATCAGAGTGCGGTCGTAGTCAGTGCTCCTCACATATAGCTGTTGGAAACAAGGTGGGAACATGGTGTTAAAGTGCATCTGTATTTGTACTCTGGCACGAATTCCTACTGTATTCTTCCAAATTAAACAATCAGGCTTACTATTTTATAGAAGTTGAAAATGCACTTGGAAACTAAAAAAGAATCACATTTGGAAAGTAGATGGTTTCTAAAATAAAGATGCAAAAATGAATGCACTCAGCAACGCAGCAGTGTATCATGAGTGTGCTGTGTTTCTCCCAAGTCAACTGAGGTATTCCCTTAACAAGAAGAGGAGGGGAGTGAGAAGAGATCCAAATggatgagagagggaggggggcaaGATCCGTCTTACTGTGATCTTTTTTGACATCAGCCTTCGCTCGTCTATATCTCTCCATCACCCCGTGTCAGGTCTTTGCACACAGTAAATCACGCTGACATGGTTGGATGTTCCTGTGATGCCGAGAATgctgcccccctcccccttttttttgtcaaattaaaacagaCATGGCAGGGTGGCTGAAAGGTACAGAACAAGTTGACAGAGACTTGGGCGACAAAATGCCAATGACAGGTCCTAAGAAGAGCTGTTATTTTTGTAGTaattgtgtgttatttatgCGAGGGAGAAGAGGACTaaatggatggagagagagagggtggtaATAGAGAgctaggtaaaaaaaaaaaaaggaaacagcgAGTGTAAAGAAAACAGACAGCAAAAGAAAGCGGAAATCAGATCATCGTGACAGTTTGCTGAGCATGCAGCCCAACATATATTTTGCCAACTGCACTGTACAAGAAGCGCAGAGACAAAATTACCCCTCATGTTACAGCAAATTGCAAGGCAACGGCAGTTATACCACCATCATGATTCATGCTCATTAACGTAGTGTATGATGTTACAGCTAATACAGACTGTGGCTGGCACACGAATGGGCCGAGGGCATGCATGGCAACGGCATTGGGTGACACTGAAGCGGGGGACGtcagaaaaaactgaaatttacacacatacattggTGTCAGCACATTTATGTCTGTATCCATGCAAACACCTACCTCTTTGTTGTTGTAGTCCTCACTGAGAAAGTTGCCATAACGCCTCCTTAGAAAGCCACCCAGCTCAAACTGTTGTTTCATGCCCAGCTGAAAGGAAAATTGCCATCACTGTTAATCTTTGTCGAAGATGATCTTTTGCGGTATATTTGGCAGATTTGAGGTCCAACTCAACTCATTTACATAAATTAACACAAACTACAGGGCCTCCTAGAGCCATAAATGATTTATTCACTGTAAACCGGCTAATTGCCAGAGACCAGAAcaatgtcacagtaggaaaggAATATACTGTAATGAAAAGTCTATAACAAGCTTTTCTTCCATCTCAAGAGGGATTTTATGTTGCACACAACATAAGTGAACTATATTTTTACTCCATATCTGAAGCTACTGCACCTGTACAGAGCTACAAAACGAGTTTAGACTTTTTGTACCAAGTCGGTAGGTTTTACTTTAGCCTCCGGTACTTTGGCCCTGAGGTACAAAACACAACGTCaaattagaaaaatacaaaacgcaagaaaatattattttaattaggtttttaatttttttttttgtgttttctataatgttgttgtgttttgcacCTCAGGGCCAGTGTACTTCAGCCCCCCATGACCCTGTGGGTATACGAAAATGGACAGGTTGATGGATTTTATACAATGTATAAAGATAAAAGctctttgtttagttttttttacaaacttgcTTCtcaaaatgatgatgataacatgcaagcacacacacacacacacacacatacctataCACACAGAATATGATAAGTAAATATGGTTTACTTCTAGCCCACTAGTATTCAGGTAACCTCCCACATGTCCTTCTCTACtgtatttccatgtttttactttattgtatGCCTTGCTGTACAACCAATTACCCTCCGGGGACAATAATAAAGTGGAAAGTAGAAACAGTACCCAGTACCCAGTACCCAGTACCTCAGTGAGCTGTCCGAATCCCTGAGCCCACACTTCCTCTCCATGTGGATCCTTGGGATACGATTCAATGGGCGATCGATCGCCATGTCGGAACACcttaaaagtcataataaattaTGTCACATGGAATTAGACGCCATACTGCTGTGCCAGCCGTTACACTGTGTACTTACCTTAAAAATAATCCAACCTGAGACAGAGGTCAGA
This sequence is a window from Etheostoma cragini isolate CJK2018 chromosome 21, CSU_Ecrag_1.0, whole genome shotgun sequence. Protein-coding genes within it:
- the mybpc2b gene encoding myosin binding protein Cb isoform X9, whose product is MPEPVPAEKQDGQAEAQPETDDAPPTDGDSEADGDGTNPAEEQGSSELTGLFVEKPPENVVAVAGADVTLIARVDSSTLTRKPTMKWLKGKWMDLGSKAGKHMQFKETYDRNTKIYTYEMKIIKVVAGDAGGYRCEVTAKDKCDSSTFEISVEAAQQEQQQADILSAFKREGAGEDDGDLDFSALLKATKKKKKVKEEPEIDVWELLKSAHPSEYEKIAFEYGITDLRGMLKRLKKMKVVEPKHSEAFLKRLESCYSVEKGKKIVLRCEVVDPDTQVKWLKNGQEIKPSAKYIIESSGNVRTLTINRVSLADDAAYECVVGEDKCFTEVFVKEPPVTITKLMDDYHVVVGERVEFEVEVSEEGANVMWFFEDIELHKDKDTKYRFKKDGRKHTLIIQEATLDDIGMYHCWTNGGHTKGELEVEEKQLEVLQDIADLTVRATDQAMFKCEVSDDKVTGKWFKDGVEVLPSERIKMTHIGRFHRLIIDEVKPEDAGDYTFVPDGYALSLSAKLNFLEIKIDYVPRQDPPKIHLDTSGNMVSQNTIIVVAGNKLRLDVEITGEPAPTCVWSKGDQPITDTEGRIRVEARKDLSCFVIEGAEREDEGNYTICVTNPAGEDKAMLFVKIVDVPDPPENVRCTSVGEDCGTIVWDVPKFDGGAPLKGYLMERKKKGSSRWTKLNFDVYESTTYEAKRMIEGVMYEMRVFAINSIGMSPPSITSKPFMPIAPTSEPIRLSVHDVTDSTCTLKWLAPEKIGAGGLDGYVIEYCKEGDTEWVVANQELCERQGFVVRGLPVGEKINFRVVAVNIAGRSPPAVLGQPVTIREIMEHPKIRLPRELRTKYIRKVGEKINLTIPFQGKPRPVATWYKDGQPIDPQMVSVRNSNVDTILFIRSAEREHSGTYELVLKIENMEDRATVVIRIVDKPGPPLNVKVTEVWGFNAALEWAPPKDDGNCDITGYTIQKADFKTKEWFTVYEHNRRTNCTASDLIMGNEYMFRVFSENICGLSEEARVSKNTAVIAKKGLEIKTNPYKEKDMSCVPKFTQPLIDRCAVAGYSTAISCAVRGFPKPKIVWMKNRMIIGQDPKFLMQNNQGVLTLNIRKPGTFDSGKYSCMAVNDLGQDEVECKLDIRVAADPEKK
- the mybpc2b gene encoding myosin binding protein Cb isoform X6 — protein: MPEPVPAEKQDGQAEAQPETDDAPPTDGADSEADGDGTNPAEEQGSSELTGLFVEKPPENVVAVAGADVTLIARVDSSTLTRKPTMKWLKGKWMDLGSKAGKHMQFKETYDRNTKIYTYEMKIIKVVAGDAGGYRCEVTAKDKCDSSTFEISVEAAQQEQQQADILSAFKREGAGEDDGDLDFSALLKATKKKKKVKEEPEIDVWELLKSAHPSEYEKIAFEYGITDLRGMLKRLKKMKVVEPKHSEAFLKRLESCYSVEKGKKIVLRCEVVDPDTQVKWLKNGQEIKPSAKYIIESSGNVRTLTINRVSLADDAAYECVVGEDKCFTEVFVKEPPVTITKLMDDYHVVVGERVEFEVEVSEEGANVMWFFEDIELHKDKDTKYRFKKDGRKHTLIIQEATLDDIGMYHCWTNGGHTKGELEVEEKQLEVLQDIADLTVRATDQAMFKCEVSDDKVTGKWFKDGVEVLPSERIKMTHIGRFHRLIIDEVKPEDAGDYTFVPDGYALSLSAKLNFLEIKIDYVPRQDPPKIHLDTSGNMVSQNTIIVVAGNKLRLDVEITGEPAPTCVWSKGDQPITDTEGRIRVEARKDLSCFVIEGAEREDEGNYTICVTNPAGEDKAMLFVKIVDVPDPPENVRCTSVGEDCGTIVWDVPKFDGGAPLKGYLMERKKKGSSRWTKLNFDVYESTTYEAKRMIEGVMYEMRVFAINSIGMSPPSITSKPFMPIAPTSEPIRLSVHDVTDSTCTLKWLAPEKIGAGGLDGYVIEYCKEGDTEWVVANQELCERQGFVVRGLPVGEKINFRVVAVNIAGRSPPAVLGQPVTIREIMEHPKIRLPRELRTKYIRKVGEKINLTIPFQGKPRPVATWYKDGQPIDPQMVSVRNSNVDTILFIRSAEREHSGTYELVLKIENMEDRATVVIRIVDKPGPPLNVKVTEVWGFNAALEWAPPKDDGNCDITGYTIQKADFKTKEWFTVYEHNRRTNCTASDLIMGNEYMFRVFSENICGLSEEARVSKNTAVIAKKGLEIKTNPYKEKDMSCVPKFTQPLIDRCAVAGYSTAISCAVRGFPKPKIVWMKNRMIIGQDPKFLMQNNQGVLTLNIRKPGTFDSGKYSCMAVNDLGQDEVECKLDIRVAADPEKK